One Coffea arabica cultivar ET-39 chromosome 5e, Coffea Arabica ET-39 HiFi, whole genome shotgun sequence DNA segment encodes these proteins:
- the LOC113687716 gene encoding putative disease resistance protein RGA3 isoform X2: MAELFIPKIIDVLGDVAVKQLGEKVNLVMGVEEEVANISSKLATIEKVLHDAERRRLKDRSVGIWLEKLEDITYEMDDVLDEWNFMIHRAKNEGTNQNARMQPTLRNKRIMTTSIIDESEVYGRAADMEKVLDQILSKSSSQGRDGVQIISVVGAGGSGKTTLAQLLFNNDKVQNHFELRNWICVSDPFDQKRVAKAILENAGKSSHEAELDPLIRRIKETFFGKRFLLVLDDVWTEDDSKWKPFQYALKDGALGSVILVTTRSHRVATVVGSTDTHDLGMISHSDCWRIMQRIAFAKKSGDLYKKVERIGQKIAEKCKGLPLAAKTMGSLLRFKDTVQQWQNVLDSEIWQLEEAAVELFPHLYLSYNELSPELKRCFSYCAVFPKDHDIVIEELIRLWIVQGYVRPNRRGERLELVGREYFNNLAMPSFFQEVREEYEVTRCKMHDIVHDFAQSLTKNECHALDGTRRNSSSETARHLTSLEGTKQEMFSSRVVDFGRLRSFLTFPGGRVVPQNLFCSLKCVRTLALCDCELAEIPAEIGRLIHLRHLDLSDNPFMTLPEAICDLYYLEILDISFCKKLSCLPQRIEGLVHLRHLFNHVALELRQIPQGLGKLTSLCSLTRFIVSSNSNVLATLKDLNQLERLDVYIDEEVDFRSAELEKKVNMREMNLYFSFLTHFIETPSCIETMEPPPNLERLRLDDCPGAQLPSWLVTRSHANNLTRLIIASPCNISSLSTLWKLSSLEELVLEEAEKLECLGKEFFGVTKALHENSLDALDTLSNSESSSSAEAVAFPNLRKLHFYTFHNWTNWEDLSEDDEEVVVSIMPSLEELEIYDCEKLEILPRRILGRISSLKKLDIWHCSKLGDRYSDKTGDDWKQISHIPQVHISN, translated from the exons ATGGCTGAATTGTTTATTCCAAAGATAATAGATGTACTGGGTGATGTTGCCGTGAAGCAGCTTGGGGAGAAGGTCAACCTGGTGATGGGGGTTGAAGAGGAGGTGGCAAATATCTCCTCTAAGTTGGCAACCATTGAAAAAGTGCTGCATGATGCAGAGAGACGAAGGCTGAAGGACAGAAGTGTTGGAATTTGGCTAGAAAAACTTGAGGACATAACATATGAGATGGATGATGTGCTGGACGAATGGAACTTCATGATTCACAGAGCAAAGAATGAGGGAACTAATCAGAATGCCAGAATGCAGCCTACACTGCGGAACAAG CGAATTATGACTACCTCAATCATAGACGAATCAGAGGTCTATGGTCGAGCAGCTGATATGGAGAAGGTTCTTGACCAAATTTTGTCCAAGAGTAGTAGTCAAGGAAGGGATGGGGTTCAAATTATCTCTGTAGTAGGGGCCGGGGGTAGTGGAAAGACCACACTCGCCCAGCTGCTCTTCAATAATGATAAAGTGCAGAACCACTTTGAACTTAGAAATTGGATCTGCGTATCAGATCCCTTTGACCAGAAAAGGGTCGCGAAAGCTATCCTTGAGAATGCTGGAAAAAGTTCTCATGAAGCAGAGTTGGATCCGTTGATCCGACGAATAAAAGAAACTTTTTTCGGTAAGAGATTCCTGCTTGTCCTAGATGATGTCTGGACAGAGGACGACTCAAAGTGGAAACCTTTCCAATACGCTCTCAAGGATGGGGCTCTCGGAAGTGTAATCTTGGTAACAACAAGGAGTCATAGAGTGGCCACAGTGGTGGGATCGACTGATACTCACGACCTAGGCATGATCTCTCACTCTGATTGTTGGCGAATAATGCAAAGGATAGCATTTGCCAAAAAATCAGGGGACTTGTACAAAAAGGTGGAAAGAATTGggcagaaaattgcagaaaagtgCAAGGGGTTGCCACTTGCTGCGAAGACTATGGGAAGCCTGTTACGGTTCAAAGATACCGTACAACAGTGGCAGAATGTTTTGGACAGTGAGATATGGCAATTGGAGGAAGCAGCTGTGGAACTTTTCCCTCATTTGTATTTAAGCTATAACGAGTTATCCCCGGAGCTCAAACGTTGCTTCTCATACTGTGCTGTCTTTCCCAAAGATCATGATATAGTTATAGAAGAGCTTATTAGGCTGTGGATAGTACAAGGTTATGTTCGTCCAAATCGAAGAGGTGAGCGTTTGGAGCTGGTGGGTCGTGAGTACTTCAACAATTTGGCAATGCCTTCCTTTTTTCAAGAAGTACGAGAAGAATATGAGGTTACAAGGTGCAAGATGCATGATATAGTGCATGATTTTGCACAATCTCTCACAAAAAATGAATGTCATGCACTTGATGGAACTCGAAGAAATTCATCTAGTGAAACAGCACGTCATCTAACAAGTTTGGAAGGCACTAAGCAGGAGATGTTTAGTTCTCGAGTCGTTGATTTTGGAAGGCTCCGGAGCTTTTTAACTTTTCCAGGTGGAAGAGTAGTTCCCCAAAATCTATTCTGCAGTTTGAAATGTGTGAGAACTCTGGCTTTATGTGATTGTGAGCTAGCTGAAATCCCAGCCGAGATCGGAAGGTTGATTCATCTTCGGCACTTGGACTTAAGTGATAATCCTTTCATGACACTGCCAGAAGCTATATGTGATCTatattatttggaaattttggaTATCAGTTTTTGTAAAAAGCTTTCGTGCCTTCCTCAAAGGATTGAAGGCCTTGTACACTTGAGGCACCTTTTCAATCATGTGGCCCTTGAATTACGTCAAATTCCACAAGGACTCGGGAAGCTGACGTCACTTTGTAGTTTGACTCGGTTCATCGTCAGCAGCAACTCTAATGTTTTGGCAACTTTGAAGGACCTGAACCAACTGGAAAGATTGGACGTTTATATTGATGAAGAAGTAGATTTTAGGAGTGCAGAGCTCGAAAAGAAGGTCAATATGCGTGAAATGAATTTGTACTTTAGCTTCTTGACCCACTTTATAGAAACTCCAAGTTGCATTGAAACCATGGAACCACCTCCAAACTTGGAACGACTTAGGCTAGATGACTGTCCAGGAGCACAATTACCAAGTTGGCTTGTGACAAGGTCTCACGCCAATAACTTGACGAGGCTAATTATTGCTAGCCCCTGCAACATCTCATCCTTGTCTACCTTGTGGAAGCTATCATCCCTAGAAGAGCTTGTCCTTGAGGAAGCGGAAAAGCTGGAATGTTTGGGTAAGGAATTCTTCGGAGTTACAAAAGCACTACATGAGAATAGTCTTGATGCTCTTGATACATTGTCAAACTCCGAGTCATCATCCTCAGCTGAAGCAGTGGCATTTCcgaatttgagaaaattacatttttatacCTTTCACAATTGGACAAATTGGGAAGACTTaagtgaagatgatgaagaagttGTTGTCTCTATCATGCCGAGCCTGGAGGAGCTAGAAATTTATGACTGTGAAAAGCTTGAAATTCTACCACGTCGCATCCTCGGAAGGATATCATCTCTCAAAAAATTGGATATTTGGCATTGCTCTAAGTTGGGGGATCGATACTCTGACAAAACAGGAGATGATTGGAAACAGATATCACACATTCCTCAAGTTCACATATCCAATTAG
- the LOC113687716 gene encoding putative disease resistance protein RGA3 isoform X1 yields the protein MAELFIPKIIDVLGDVAVKQLGEKVNLVMGVEEEVANISSKLATIEKVLHDAERRRLKDRSVGIWLEKLEDITYEMDDVLDEWNFMIHRAKNEGTNQNARMQPTLRNKVRSFIPSLCSCLKQVPVRSDIAQKIKKINGQLELTLKEADQFKFISTGGIPDSQDFQRIMTTSIIDESEVYGRAADMEKVLDQILSKSSSQGRDGVQIISVVGAGGSGKTTLAQLLFNNDKVQNHFELRNWICVSDPFDQKRVAKAILENAGKSSHEAELDPLIRRIKETFFGKRFLLVLDDVWTEDDSKWKPFQYALKDGALGSVILVTTRSHRVATVVGSTDTHDLGMISHSDCWRIMQRIAFAKKSGDLYKKVERIGQKIAEKCKGLPLAAKTMGSLLRFKDTVQQWQNVLDSEIWQLEEAAVELFPHLYLSYNELSPELKRCFSYCAVFPKDHDIVIEELIRLWIVQGYVRPNRRGERLELVGREYFNNLAMPSFFQEVREEYEVTRCKMHDIVHDFAQSLTKNECHALDGTRRNSSSETARHLTSLEGTKQEMFSSRVVDFGRLRSFLTFPGGRVVPQNLFCSLKCVRTLALCDCELAEIPAEIGRLIHLRHLDLSDNPFMTLPEAICDLYYLEILDISFCKKLSCLPQRIEGLVHLRHLFNHVALELRQIPQGLGKLTSLCSLTRFIVSSNSNVLATLKDLNQLERLDVYIDEEVDFRSAELEKKVNMREMNLYFSFLTHFIETPSCIETMEPPPNLERLRLDDCPGAQLPSWLVTRSHANNLTRLIIASPCNISSLSTLWKLSSLEELVLEEAEKLECLGKEFFGVTKALHENSLDALDTLSNSESSSSAEAVAFPNLRKLHFYTFHNWTNWEDLSEDDEEVVVSIMPSLEELEIYDCEKLEILPRRILGRISSLKKLDIWHCSKLGDRYSDKTGDDWKQISHIPQVHISN from the coding sequence ATGGCTGAATTGTTTATTCCAAAGATAATAGATGTACTGGGTGATGTTGCCGTGAAGCAGCTTGGGGAGAAGGTCAACCTGGTGATGGGGGTTGAAGAGGAGGTGGCAAATATCTCCTCTAAGTTGGCAACCATTGAAAAAGTGCTGCATGATGCAGAGAGACGAAGGCTGAAGGACAGAAGTGTTGGAATTTGGCTAGAAAAACTTGAGGACATAACATATGAGATGGATGATGTGCTGGACGAATGGAACTTCATGATTCACAGAGCAAAGAATGAGGGAACTAATCAGAATGCCAGAATGCAGCCTACACTGCGGAACAAGGTTCGTTCCTTTATCCCATCCCTTTGTTCTTGTCTCAAACAAGTTCCTGTGCGTAGTGATATAGCtcagaaaataaagaaaataaatggacaGCTAGAATTAACTTTGAAAGAGGCAGatcaattcaaatttatttCAACTGGGGGGATTCCTGATTCTCAAGATTTTCAGCGAATTATGACTACCTCAATCATAGACGAATCAGAGGTCTATGGTCGAGCAGCTGATATGGAGAAGGTTCTTGACCAAATTTTGTCCAAGAGTAGTAGTCAAGGAAGGGATGGGGTTCAAATTATCTCTGTAGTAGGGGCCGGGGGTAGTGGAAAGACCACACTCGCCCAGCTGCTCTTCAATAATGATAAAGTGCAGAACCACTTTGAACTTAGAAATTGGATCTGCGTATCAGATCCCTTTGACCAGAAAAGGGTCGCGAAAGCTATCCTTGAGAATGCTGGAAAAAGTTCTCATGAAGCAGAGTTGGATCCGTTGATCCGACGAATAAAAGAAACTTTTTTCGGTAAGAGATTCCTGCTTGTCCTAGATGATGTCTGGACAGAGGACGACTCAAAGTGGAAACCTTTCCAATACGCTCTCAAGGATGGGGCTCTCGGAAGTGTAATCTTGGTAACAACAAGGAGTCATAGAGTGGCCACAGTGGTGGGATCGACTGATACTCACGACCTAGGCATGATCTCTCACTCTGATTGTTGGCGAATAATGCAAAGGATAGCATTTGCCAAAAAATCAGGGGACTTGTACAAAAAGGTGGAAAGAATTGggcagaaaattgcagaaaagtgCAAGGGGTTGCCACTTGCTGCGAAGACTATGGGAAGCCTGTTACGGTTCAAAGATACCGTACAACAGTGGCAGAATGTTTTGGACAGTGAGATATGGCAATTGGAGGAAGCAGCTGTGGAACTTTTCCCTCATTTGTATTTAAGCTATAACGAGTTATCCCCGGAGCTCAAACGTTGCTTCTCATACTGTGCTGTCTTTCCCAAAGATCATGATATAGTTATAGAAGAGCTTATTAGGCTGTGGATAGTACAAGGTTATGTTCGTCCAAATCGAAGAGGTGAGCGTTTGGAGCTGGTGGGTCGTGAGTACTTCAACAATTTGGCAATGCCTTCCTTTTTTCAAGAAGTACGAGAAGAATATGAGGTTACAAGGTGCAAGATGCATGATATAGTGCATGATTTTGCACAATCTCTCACAAAAAATGAATGTCATGCACTTGATGGAACTCGAAGAAATTCATCTAGTGAAACAGCACGTCATCTAACAAGTTTGGAAGGCACTAAGCAGGAGATGTTTAGTTCTCGAGTCGTTGATTTTGGAAGGCTCCGGAGCTTTTTAACTTTTCCAGGTGGAAGAGTAGTTCCCCAAAATCTATTCTGCAGTTTGAAATGTGTGAGAACTCTGGCTTTATGTGATTGTGAGCTAGCTGAAATCCCAGCCGAGATCGGAAGGTTGATTCATCTTCGGCACTTGGACTTAAGTGATAATCCTTTCATGACACTGCCAGAAGCTATATGTGATCTatattatttggaaattttggaTATCAGTTTTTGTAAAAAGCTTTCGTGCCTTCCTCAAAGGATTGAAGGCCTTGTACACTTGAGGCACCTTTTCAATCATGTGGCCCTTGAATTACGTCAAATTCCACAAGGACTCGGGAAGCTGACGTCACTTTGTAGTTTGACTCGGTTCATCGTCAGCAGCAACTCTAATGTTTTGGCAACTTTGAAGGACCTGAACCAACTGGAAAGATTGGACGTTTATATTGATGAAGAAGTAGATTTTAGGAGTGCAGAGCTCGAAAAGAAGGTCAATATGCGTGAAATGAATTTGTACTTTAGCTTCTTGACCCACTTTATAGAAACTCCAAGTTGCATTGAAACCATGGAACCACCTCCAAACTTGGAACGACTTAGGCTAGATGACTGTCCAGGAGCACAATTACCAAGTTGGCTTGTGACAAGGTCTCACGCCAATAACTTGACGAGGCTAATTATTGCTAGCCCCTGCAACATCTCATCCTTGTCTACCTTGTGGAAGCTATCATCCCTAGAAGAGCTTGTCCTTGAGGAAGCGGAAAAGCTGGAATGTTTGGGTAAGGAATTCTTCGGAGTTACAAAAGCACTACATGAGAATAGTCTTGATGCTCTTGATACATTGTCAAACTCCGAGTCATCATCCTCAGCTGAAGCAGTGGCATTTCcgaatttgagaaaattacatttttatacCTTTCACAATTGGACAAATTGGGAAGACTTaagtgaagatgatgaagaagttGTTGTCTCTATCATGCCGAGCCTGGAGGAGCTAGAAATTTATGACTGTGAAAAGCTTGAAATTCTACCACGTCGCATCCTCGGAAGGATATCATCTCTCAAAAAATTGGATATTTGGCATTGCTCTAAGTTGGGGGATCGATACTCTGACAAAACAGGAGATGATTGGAAACAGATATCACACATTCCTCAAGTTCACATATCCAATTAG